From Nitrososphaerales archaeon, one genomic window encodes:
- a CDS encoding HAD-IIA family hydrolase gives MKRRLDLSRKRLFLFDLDGVFYRGKERPVKIGGTRIVKKLRSHQKKLLLLTNNSTDSVKTVHSRLLALGIPIRNEEILTSGLLTAEYLSRKYGKVSYYLVGEPGLEAEMRRFGHERTVGEEADFVVIGLDRRLSYEKLDHAARLVRNGSKMVATHVSRLYMYKNGPALATGPIVKALEYATGERATVIGKPYPEMFRMALRRAGCTARDALMVGDQVETDIAGAARAGIDAVLVATGVDRSIRGTRALAMVSNVDDLVEYL, from the coding sequence TTGAAAAGAAGACTGGACCTTAGCAGGAAACGGCTGTTCCTCTTCGACCTAGACGGTGTCTTCTACAGGGGCAAAGAGAGACCGGTGAAGATTGGGGGAACGAGGATAGTGAAGAAGCTCAGGTCGCACCAGAAGAAGCTCCTCCTCCTCACAAACAACTCGACCGACTCTGTAAAGACTGTCCACTCCAGACTTCTGGCCCTGGGCATCCCTATCCGTAACGAGGAGATCCTCACCAGCGGTCTTCTCACTGCTGAGTACCTAAGCAGGAAGTACGGCAAAGTGTCATACTACCTAGTTGGGGAGCCGGGCCTCGAGGCGGAGATGAGGAGGTTTGGCCACGAAAGGACGGTGGGTGAAGAGGCTGACTTCGTAGTGATCGGACTCGACAGACGGCTCAGCTATGAGAAGCTGGACCACGCGGCCAGACTCGTGCGGAACGGCTCCAAGATGGTAGCTACCCACGTATCAAGACTTTACATGTACAAAAACGGGCCCGCGTTGGCTACAGGTCCGATAGTCAAAGCACTCGAGTACGCCACCGGGGAACGCGCCACAGTGATCGGCAAGCCATACCCGGAGATGTTCCGCATGGCTCTCCGACGCGCCGGTTGCACGGCAAGAGACGCTCTGATGGTGGGCGATCAGGTCGAGACAGACATTGCAGGCGCAGCCCGCGCGGGCATCGACGCGGTGCTAGTCGCTACGGGCGTCGACCGCAGCATCCGCGGCACAAGAGCCCTGGCAATGGTCTCCAACGTGGACGACCTCGTCGAGTACCTCTGA
- a CDS encoding DUF126 domain-containing protein: MKPASFTGRRQIEGNASGEALISRRAFTFAHGVDPATGKVTDIRSDIRGHNVRGKVLFYPFGKGSTTASAWFLETFRLGNAPAAVVTESTDLSAVIGSVLAKVVYGKSVPVLSSFPEELYSRVKNGNQITVRGKAEVVLEG; the protein is encoded by the coding sequence GTGAAACCCGCAAGCTTCACTGGGAGGCGTCAGATCGAGGGCAACGCGAGCGGCGAGGCTCTGATCTCGAGGCGCGCATTCACTTTCGCGCACGGGGTCGATCCAGCCACGGGGAAGGTCACTGACATCCGCAGCGACATCAGAGGCCATAACGTCAGAGGCAAAGTCCTCTTCTATCCATTCGGGAAGGGATCGACAACGGCATCCGCCTGGTTCCTTGAGACATTCAGGCTGGGCAACGCCCCAGCGGCTGTAGTCACTGAGAGCACCGACCTTTCTGCAGTCATCGGTTCCGTGTTGGCGAAGGTTGTCTACGGGAAGTCCGTACCTGTTCTCTCTTCCTTCCCGGAGGAGCTGTACTCGAGAGTCAAGAATGGCAACCAGATAACGGTCAGGGGGAAGGCGGAGGTGGTGCTGGAGGGTTGA
- a CDS encoding aconitase X catalytic domain-containing protein, protein MHLDASQEKMLRGKEGAARQLAMEILTKVGDAVGADSLVPIVSAHVLAHYSSLHDAGIEMLERFANAGGKFAVPTTVDPASMDLEKWKSFGIPEDYAEKQFRLCRAYDKLGGIPCWTCAQYQVCNFPKPGENVAWAESSSVVFANSLIGCKTNKITAGMDMACAITGLTPRFGMLLDENRVPKISFKVAAGALTDLDYRSIGFFIGKHAGSRVPALEGLPPSVTSDELKHLGAAAAAAGPVTMIHFVGVTRGADSLAEATRRETVESVDVTRSDLQKVEGDLNQTDELPDLVALGVPHLSVSELGNLAEMLKGRKVDRKVKMYVYTSSQAYDMAIRSGIAGDIESSGARLTHTTDAEISPLKKMGFNVVLTNSAKMAEIVSSEGEIKMRYASLKEIIEEVTR, encoded by the coding sequence TTGCACCTAGATGCGTCCCAGGAGAAGATGCTGCGCGGCAAGGAAGGGGCGGCCAGGCAGCTCGCGATGGAGATACTAACCAAGGTCGGTGACGCCGTGGGGGCAGACTCCCTCGTGCCCATCGTCTCTGCGCACGTCCTGGCGCACTACAGCAGCCTGCATGATGCAGGCATCGAGATGTTGGAGCGGTTTGCCAACGCGGGAGGCAAGTTCGCGGTCCCAACCACGGTCGACCCGGCGAGCATGGACTTGGAGAAATGGAAGAGCTTCGGGATTCCAGAGGACTACGCCGAGAAGCAGTTCAGGCTCTGTCGCGCCTACGACAAGCTGGGAGGCATCCCGTGCTGGACCTGCGCACAGTACCAGGTCTGCAACTTCCCGAAGCCGGGCGAGAATGTTGCCTGGGCGGAGTCGAGCTCCGTTGTCTTCGCGAACTCTCTGATTGGCTGCAAGACAAACAAGATCACTGCCGGGATGGACATGGCCTGTGCCATCACGGGGCTAACCCCAAGGTTCGGAATGCTCCTGGACGAGAACAGGGTCCCCAAGATATCCTTCAAGGTTGCAGCCGGAGCCCTCACCGACCTGGACTACCGCAGCATCGGGTTCTTCATCGGCAAGCACGCCGGTTCAAGGGTACCCGCTCTCGAAGGGCTCCCTCCGTCCGTTACTTCCGATGAGCTCAAACACTTGGGCGCAGCAGCTGCTGCAGCCGGGCCAGTCACAATGATTCACTTTGTTGGCGTCACGAGGGGCGCCGATTCTCTTGCCGAGGCGACGCGGCGCGAGACAGTCGAGTCTGTCGACGTGACACGATCTGACCTCCAGAAGGTAGAGGGGGACCTGAACCAGACCGATGAGCTCCCAGACCTCGTCGCCCTCGGCGTCCCTCACCTCTCGGTAAGCGAGCTGGGCAACCTCGCGGAGATGCTGAAAGGAAGGAAGGTGGATAGGAAGGTCAAGATGTATGTCTACACGTCCAGCCAAGCCTACGACATGGCCATCCGGTCGGGAATCGCAGGGGATATCGAGTCCTCGGGTGCGAGGCTCACTCACACGACAGACGCAGAGATATCACCCCTGAAGAAGATGGGCTTCAACGTGGTTCTGACGAATTCGGCCAAGATGGCAGAAATCGTGTCTTCCGAGGGCGAAATCAAGATGCGTTACGCGTCACTGAAGGAGATAATTGAGGAGGTAACTAGGTGA
- a CDS encoding iron-containing alcohol dehydrogenase translates to MNFSYFLPTKIAFGYGVLDGLGEEVRSHKAEKALIVTDKVMVKTGVVEKVTARMGRVTFDVFDGVEPEPRIVVADAVADKVRGGKYDLVIGVGGGSSMDMAKVAAAFATNEGPARKYVGNNLFTKKAVPSVMIPTTAGTGAELTVTSMVTVEGHKQWINSPLLLPNAALVDPELTLTMPQAVTAATGMDALCHNAEAFLSSLANPITDSAAIEGIKLVVANLERVYDNATDRKAREAMSLGALMGGIALQAKMVYGHSVGYTLATRFRLAHGVSCGLPLPYIISNYSVACGPKMKRLAEAFSVGGTSDDPVALGMAVAERAMAIVRHLKMQGTLKELGVKEEELPMLARECIQMYPRPNSPLVFDEKSMTHFYQMMWDGKLAR, encoded by the coding sequence GTGAACTTCTCCTACTTCCTCCCCACGAAGATTGCTTTCGGCTACGGCGTCCTGGACGGTCTCGGGGAAGAGGTCAGGTCGCACAAGGCGGAGAAGGCGCTGATTGTCACGGACAAGGTGATGGTCAAGACGGGTGTGGTCGAGAAAGTGACGGCCAGGATGGGTCGGGTGACCTTTGACGTGTTCGACGGAGTCGAGCCAGAGCCGAGGATAGTGGTGGCTGACGCTGTCGCTGACAAGGTCAGAGGCGGGAAGTACGACCTAGTCATCGGAGTCGGGGGCGGGAGCTCAATGGACATGGCGAAGGTCGCAGCAGCGTTTGCGACAAACGAGGGACCCGCCAGGAAATACGTCGGCAACAACCTGTTCACGAAGAAAGCGGTGCCCTCGGTGATGATTCCCACCACTGCCGGAACTGGGGCGGAACTGACTGTGACATCGATGGTGACTGTCGAAGGGCACAAGCAATGGATCAACAGCCCGCTGCTCCTCCCGAATGCAGCCCTCGTCGACCCCGAGCTCACCTTGACCATGCCGCAAGCTGTCACAGCAGCGACTGGGATGGACGCACTCTGCCACAACGCGGAGGCATTCCTTTCATCCCTAGCTAATCCGATTACAGACTCGGCGGCAATCGAGGGAATCAAGCTAGTTGTCGCCAACTTGGAGAGGGTGTACGACAACGCGACGGACAGGAAGGCACGCGAGGCGATGAGCCTGGGGGCGCTGATGGGGGGGATAGCCCTTCAAGCGAAGATGGTGTACGGCCACTCGGTGGGTTACACATTAGCTACCAGGTTCAGGCTGGCGCATGGCGTCTCCTGCGGTCTTCCCCTCCCGTACATCATCTCGAATTACTCGGTTGCGTGTGGGCCGAAGATGAAGAGGCTCGCCGAGGCGTTCTCTGTTGGTGGAACATCGGACGACCCTGTCGCCCTGGGGATGGCTGTGGCCGAGCGCGCCATGGCGATCGTCAGACACCTGAAGATGCAGGGTACCCTGAAGGAGCTAGGGGTGAAGGAAGAGGAACTTCCGATGCTCGCCAGAGAGTGCATCCAGATGTATCCGAGGCCGAACAGCCCCCTTGTCTTCGACGAAAAGAGCATGACCCACTTCTATCAGATGATGTGGGACGGCAAACTGGCCAGATAA
- a CDS encoding aldehyde dehydrogenase family protein, translated as MLIQGEWVDAQSKETFDVFNPATGEVVGSVPKGGREDVKRAVDSAREVFTKWSEVPALDRSRVLFKIAETVRADLEGLGRTLTTEQGKPLNEAKSEVGSFANSCEYYAGLVGKERGAHTPFSTGEGFFIVTKLPIGVVGAILPWNFPVSLMGWKLAPGLAAGNTFVVKPASSTPLTDLKVAALLVKAGLPPGAVNVVTGPGAVVGEELLGNPKVSKIAFTGETATGKRIMEGSAKQIKRLTLELGGSDPMIVCDDADIDLAVEGAAWGRFRNCGQSCTSVKRLFLFKSIADEFTEKLVRLMKLVKVGNGLDPGTNIGPVHNAPQREKVEEMVEDAKSRDAKVLLGGGRPKEKTLERGLFYEPTILKDVDYDAMMAKEECFGPALPIFVVRDLEEAIQRANDTIYGLGSSVWTKDMEKAYRTAERIQAGTTWVNSPPIARAEVPFGGFKQSGFGRELGLEGLDHYYETKSIQFLEYDKGKKWKFPM; from the coding sequence ATGCTCATCCAGGGAGAATGGGTGGACGCGCAAAGCAAGGAGACATTCGATGTCTTCAACCCAGCCACCGGTGAGGTCGTAGGGTCTGTCCCGAAGGGAGGTAGGGAGGACGTCAAGAGGGCAGTTGATTCGGCCAGAGAGGTATTCACGAAGTGGTCAGAGGTGCCGGCCCTCGACAGGTCGAGAGTCCTCTTCAAGATAGCCGAGACGGTCCGTGCAGATTTGGAGGGCCTCGGCAGGACGCTGACGACGGAGCAGGGCAAACCACTGAACGAAGCAAAGAGCGAGGTCGGCTCCTTCGCGAACAGCTGCGAGTACTATGCCGGTCTGGTCGGAAAGGAGAGGGGAGCACACACGCCATTCTCTACGGGCGAGGGTTTCTTCATTGTCACGAAGCTCCCGATAGGGGTTGTAGGAGCAATCCTACCTTGGAACTTCCCTGTTTCACTGATGGGCTGGAAGCTCGCCCCCGGACTCGCAGCGGGCAACACATTCGTTGTCAAGCCGGCCAGCTCAACACCGCTGACCGACCTGAAGGTCGCGGCTCTGCTGGTGAAGGCTGGCCTGCCGCCGGGCGCAGTGAATGTCGTCACCGGCCCAGGCGCAGTGGTCGGCGAGGAGCTGCTCGGCAACCCGAAGGTATCGAAGATAGCGTTCACGGGCGAGACTGCCACCGGGAAGAGAATCATGGAAGGCTCCGCGAAACAAATCAAGAGGCTCACCCTAGAACTCGGCGGTTCAGACCCTATGATAGTCTGCGACGACGCGGACATCGACCTCGCCGTGGAGGGTGCAGCGTGGGGCAGGTTCCGGAACTGCGGGCAGTCCTGCACGTCGGTCAAGAGGCTCTTCCTCTTCAAGTCGATAGCAGACGAGTTCACCGAAAAACTGGTCAGGTTGATGAAGCTGGTCAAGGTGGGAAACGGGCTAGACCCAGGCACAAACATCGGGCCAGTCCACAACGCGCCCCAGAGGGAGAAGGTGGAGGAGATGGTGGAGGACGCGAAAAGCAGGGATGCGAAGGTGCTGCTGGGCGGGGGGAGACCAAAGGAGAAGACCCTCGAAAGGGGCCTGTTCTACGAGCCCACGATCCTGAAGGACGTGGACTACGACGCGATGATGGCGAAGGAGGAATGCTTCGGGCCGGCTCTGCCAATCTTCGTCGTGCGAGACTTGGAGGAGGCAATACAGCGGGCCAACGACACCATCTACGGCCTCGGCTCCTCGGTGTGGACCAAGGACATGGAGAAGGCATACCGCACGGCCGAAAGGATTCAGGCAGGGACGACGTGGGTCAACTCGCCCCCGATCGCGAGGGCGGAGGTCCCGTTCGGCGGCTTCAAGCAGAGCGGTTTCGGCAGGGAGCTGGGTCTGGAGGGGCTCGACCACTACTACGAGACCAAGAGCATCCAGTTCCTCGAGTACGACAAGGGCAAGAAGTGGAAGTTCCCGATGTGA
- the rpsJ gene encoding 30S ribosomal protein S10 — translation MPQYARIKLTSANLEELEKVAKDIKDIADKTGVKVKGPQPLPTKKLKITTRKAPTGEGSHTFDHWQLRIHRRILDVQPDDRTMRAITKLRIPEDVKVELILTA, via the coding sequence ATGCCCCAGTATGCCAGGATAAAGTTGACGAGCGCAAACCTCGAAGAACTTGAGAAGGTGGCCAAGGACATCAAGGATATCGCTGACAAGACTGGAGTCAAGGTCAAGGGACCCCAGCCGCTCCCGACAAAGAAGCTCAAGATCACGACGCGCAAGGCTCCGACGGGCGAGGGGAGCCACACATTCGACCACTGGCAGCTGCGGATTCACAGGAGGATACTCGACGTCCAGCCGGACGACAGGACGATGAGGGCGATAACGAAGCTCAGGATCCCAGAGGACGTTAAGGTCGAGCTCATCCTTACTGCGTAG
- a CDS encoding NAD-dependent epimerase/dehydratase family protein, which produces MKVLVTGASGMVGRNLVDFLAKNHVEVIPTDLAGWPVSGNLLDKDFVFTKLASLDFDAVVHLAALTEIKKTIENPKLCFEVNCFGTLNMLELALKKNVSRFVYACHDARTRAFTTDGLKHYTDLNAGDYVFTHNMRTGILEPKPVQRVFIYPYEGQMVHFKGRRLDLMVTPNHNMLVQTPTSSKGQRGWRTTFERADVVAARSVCRLVTGRWVGTQITPPVPPESLPNPVDLFYLTGVFIGDGSLNGRQFQTVTSGLSKSLLMQRRDGSGRFERRPTTPVKRKYFYPRVFLYVPKADKCRQRLEEVLTRDSIKWSGYDKSLYFTSDPLYRIFDDCYDAGSDSKNAHFKRIPRWMLDAPVVLLRSLLQGLLDSDGSRGKELTTVSTGLMEDTLELCAKLGYFTTVSLDHNVSYIAGRKIESTSYRIGISAKSGSPMFGTEYGNAHSDYYSGEVWCAEVENHNFLVERNGRITLSGNSSANVFGAPKKNPVAEGAPFDPRVPYDYSKVVCENMATSYFRSKQLPVSITRSWLLFGEYDQPSRATIRFIRACLADQPLTLFNRGRDTTAPSHAVNYARLTLALLTNERAVGEAFNFGGEKAVTIRQLAQTVKRLTGSKSRVDLAPPRSELEREPQVSYPSTAKIRRLLGYRYELTLEEGLRRTIAWVKNQPTQ; this is translated from the coding sequence TTGAAGGTACTCGTTACTGGCGCCTCCGGAATGGTCGGGAGGAACCTCGTCGACTTCCTGGCGAAGAACCACGTGGAGGTGATTCCGACCGACCTCGCAGGGTGGCCCGTCAGCGGGAACCTTCTCGACAAGGATTTCGTGTTCACGAAGCTCGCCTCCCTCGACTTCGACGCAGTCGTCCACCTGGCAGCCCTCACGGAGATCAAGAAGACGATCGAGAACCCGAAGCTCTGCTTCGAGGTGAACTGCTTCGGAACTCTGAACATGCTCGAACTCGCACTCAAGAAGAATGTCTCTCGCTTCGTCTACGCATGCCATGACGCCCGAACAAGGGCATTCACGACTGATGGGCTGAAGCATTACACCGACCTGAATGCTGGTGACTACGTCTTCACGCATAACATGCGGACGGGAATCTTGGAACCCAAGCCGGTGCAGCGCGTGTTCATCTATCCGTATGAGGGCCAGATGGTTCACTTCAAGGGAAGAAGGCTAGATTTGATGGTGACACCCAACCACAACATGCTCGTGCAGACACCCACAAGTTCTAAGGGGCAGCGTGGTTGGCGTACAACCTTTGAAAGAGCGGATGTAGTCGCTGCTCGTTCAGTCTGCAGACTGGTGACTGGCCGTTGGGTCGGGACCCAAATCACGCCACCGGTTCCTCCGGAATCCCTTCCCAACCCTGTCGACCTGTTTTACTTGACGGGGGTGTTCATTGGAGATGGAAGCCTAAACGGAAGACAGTTCCAGACCGTTACCAGTGGACTGTCCAAGAGCCTGCTAATGCAGAGACGCGACGGTTCAGGGCGTTTTGAGAGGCGGCCAACCACGCCGGTGAAAAGAAAGTACTTCTACCCACGCGTGTTCTTGTACGTCCCGAAGGCAGACAAGTGCAGGCAGCGGCTTGAGGAAGTGCTGACACGCGACTCCATCAAATGGTCGGGGTACGACAAGAGTCTATACTTCACTTCTGACCCCCTTTACAGGATTTTTGACGATTGCTATGATGCAGGATCAGATTCGAAGAACGCACACTTCAAGAGGATTCCAAGATGGATGCTTGATGCTCCGGTCGTGTTGTTGAGGTCTCTTCTACAGGGCCTACTCGATTCGGATGGGTCCAGAGGAAAGGAATTAACTACTGTATCGACCGGTCTCATGGAAGATACACTCGAACTCTGTGCGAAGCTTGGGTACTTCACCACAGTCTCCCTAGATCATAACGTATCATACATCGCCGGCCGCAAGATTGAATCGACGAGCTACAGAATTGGAATCTCTGCCAAATCTGGATCGCCCATGTTCGGAACAGAATACGGCAACGCCCACTCTGATTACTACTCTGGAGAGGTCTGGTGCGCTGAGGTCGAGAACCATAATTTCCTCGTCGAGAGAAACGGAAGAATAACCTTGTCAGGAAACTCCTCCGCCAACGTCTTCGGAGCGCCCAAGAAGAACCCGGTCGCAGAGGGGGCCCCGTTCGACCCAAGAGTTCCCTACGACTACTCGAAGGTCGTCTGCGAGAACATGGCGACGAGCTACTTCAGGAGCAAGCAGCTACCAGTGTCGATTACACGCAGCTGGCTTCTCTTCGGGGAGTACGACCAGCCCAGCAGGGCGACCATCAGGTTCATCAGAGCCTGCCTCGCCGACCAGCCGCTGACCCTCTTCAACAGGGGAAGGGACACAACGGCGCCCTCACATGCGGTCAACTATGCCAGATTGACCCTCGCTCTGCTGACTAACGAGAGGGCTGTCGGGGAAGCATTCAACTTCGGAGGAGAGAAAGCAGTAACGATAAGGCAGCTTGCACAAACTGTGAAGCGGCTGACAGGGTCGAAGTCAAGAGTAGACTTGGCCCCCCCGAGGAGCGAACTCGAGCGAGAACCGCAGGTGAGCTATCCCTCGACCGCCAAGATAAGGAGGCTCCTCGGCTACAGGTACGAGCTGACGCTGGAGGAGGGGTTGCGGCGTACAATCGCTTGGGTGAAGAACCAGCCTACGCAGTAA